A window of the Phaseolus vulgaris cultivar G19833 chromosome 5, P. vulgaris v2.0, whole genome shotgun sequence genome harbors these coding sequences:
- the LOC137834055 gene encoding uncharacterized protein yields MKADATKVENLEKRSADREVLLGKVEKERDDAIAELAEAREEAAKIAAELAQTRDKNKKAAEELARAREETEELKKQTDELKKQTQELEQSSAQVLAVGFDAALEQVSCQYAELDLSMVSICNEVVDGKIVPSKD; encoded by the coding sequence atgaaagcagatgcgaccaaggtggaaaaccttgaaaaaaggtcagcagatcgggaggttctcctcGGGAAGGTCGAAAAGGAAAGGGACGATGCCATCGCCGAGCTTGCTGAAGCTCGAGAGGAAGCCGCGaagattgctgcagagctggctCAGACTCGGGACAAAAACAAAAAGGCTGCTGAAGAACTTGCTCGGGCTCGTGAGGAGAccgaagagctgaagaaacaaaccgacgagctgaagaaacaaacacaagagctcgagcaaagctccgcccaagtccttgccgTCGGGTTCGACGCCGCTTTGGAGCAAGTCTCATGCCAATACGctgagctcgacctctccatggtatcaatctgcaacgaggtggtggatgggaagatcgtacCATCTAAAGACTAA